In Magnetospirillum sp., the sequence CAGATCGTTGAGCGTGTCTTCGACGACGTAGTAGCCGCCCTTGCGCACGAAGCGCGAATAGAGGCGCAGCTCCTTCAGCACGTGCTCCTTCTCGTGGTCGCTGTCGGCGATTACGAGTACGTTCTTGCCGGCCACGCGCCGCGCGACCTCGTCGAGGATCGCAGTACTGCCGCTGTCGCCTTCGAGATAGGTGATGCGCCCGCCTTCTTTGGGCTGGTGCTTCAGGTTCTTGAGCGAGATGTCGATGCCGAGCACCTCGCCGTGGCCGATGAGCTCGAGCACATGCGCGAAGAACACCGACGCACCGCCGAACATGATGCCGAGTTCGAGCACGATGTCGGGCTTGGTGCGCCAGATCAGCTCCTGGTAGGCCCAGCAATCGGACGGCGATTTGATGATGTGGTGGCCGAGCCAGGTCTGCTGCATCTCGGGCAGGCCGTATTTGTAGGCCTGGTGGATGTAGTAGTAGTGGTAGCGCAGATATTCGCGCAAGG encodes:
- a CDS encoding CmcI family methyltransferase; this encodes MKFDPSAATDTAIAKAYIAFLAKDQRHDDHAARAEFCAKENVAPKLLYANPHIKAIAALYASHTNIERTADMTLREYLRYHYYYIHQAYKYGLPEMQQTWLGHHIIKSPSDCWAYQELIWRTKPDIVLELGIMFGGASVFFAHVLELIGHGEVLGIDISLKNLKHQPKEGGRITYLEGDSGSTAILDEVARRVAGKNVLVIADSDHEKEHVLKELRLYSRFVRKGGYYVVEDTLNDLMGFHPVPNEGPLAAMRQFMAETDEFEIDRRLPEKYLMSLSPDGFLRRVKGGPA